The Halobellus sp. MBLA0158 genome has a window encoding:
- a CDS encoding branched-chain amino acid ABC transporter permease, which translates to MNREDLRRRIGVDGRLLSVETWDQIKHTERFIGGAAVVFVLTFSWTISSAPVISDFVQGYHRLALSMMAWMLLGLSFNFLLGQTGLLSFGHAMFWGGSGYAAALFALHVSGSPLLILVVGVLFSVVLAFLSALVLLRLHGVYFAIVTLAIAQTLYRLVREPLEPITKGINGLRPSFDPLLGVFALGEYRGPLEFLGSGMYVFLGIFFVATIVLITRVRKSPYGLIFKAVQENETRARFVGLDVWRYKYAAFMLSAFIGGLAGTLFFMVTGPGLMSGSVVPERMLWTNSGNLVVMVVLGGLGTLAGPLVGVFLFQWMGSVLNGLGWVIPGLSILGPIGQYWQMLVALAFTAVVWTYPEGVWGMITDATAALREPQTIPEKLKRKTPGLRSDAEQGDDR; encoded by the coding sequence ATGAACCGCGAAGACCTCAGACGGCGCATCGGCGTCGACGGGCGGCTGCTCAGCGTGGAGACCTGGGACCAGATCAAACACACAGAGCGGTTCATCGGCGGCGCCGCGGTCGTGTTCGTCCTCACCTTCTCGTGGACGATATCGAGCGCGCCGGTGATCTCCGATTTCGTCCAGGGGTATCATCGCCTCGCGCTGAGTATGATGGCGTGGATGCTGCTGGGGCTTTCGTTCAATTTCCTGCTGGGCCAGACCGGGCTGCTCTCCTTCGGCCACGCGATGTTCTGGGGCGGCTCGGGGTACGCGGCGGCGCTGTTTGCCCTCCACGTCAGCGGCTCGCCGCTGTTGATCCTGGTCGTCGGGGTCCTCTTTTCGGTGGTGCTCGCCTTCCTCTCGGCGCTGGTGTTGCTCCGCCTGCACGGCGTCTACTTCGCGATCGTCACGCTGGCGATCGCCCAGACGCTCTACCGACTCGTCAGGGAGCCGCTCGAACCGATCACAAAGGGGATAAACGGGCTCCGACCGAGCTTCGATCCCCTCCTCGGCGTCTTCGCGCTCGGCGAGTACCGGGGCCCGCTGGAGTTCCTCGGCAGCGGGATGTACGTCTTCCTCGGCATCTTCTTCGTCGCCACCATCGTCCTGATCACGAGGGTCAGGAAGTCGCCGTACGGCCTGATCTTCAAGGCGGTGCAGGAAAACGAGACCCGCGCGCGGTTCGTGGGGCTCGACGTCTGGCGGTACAAGTACGCCGCGTTTATGCTGTCGGCCTTCATCGGCGGGCTGGCCGGGACGCTGTTCTTTATGGTCACCGGCCCCGGGCTGATGAGCGGCTCTGTCGTCCCCGAGCGGATGCTGTGGACGAACAGCGGGAACCTCGTCGTGATGGTGGTCCTCGGCGGACTCGGCACGCTCGCGGGCCCGCTCGTCGGGGTGTTCCTCTTCCAGTGGATGGGCTCTGTCCTCAACGGGCTCGGGTGGGTCATCCCCGGCCTCTCGATCCTCGGGCCGATCGGCCAGTACTGGCAGATGCTCGTGGCCCTGGCGTTCACCGCCGTCGTCTGGACCTACCCCGAGGGCGTCTGGGGGATGATCACGGACGCCACCGCGGCCCTCCGCGAGCCGCAGACCATCCCGGAGAAGCTGAAACGGAAGACGCCGGGACTGCGGTCGGACGCCGAACAGGGGGACGACCGGTGA
- a CDS encoding branched-chain amino acid ABC transporter permease translates to MVVAEVIQFSFNVLFRASIYVLVAIGLSIIFGSLQYVNMAHGALYLFGAYLGYVIAGTNQYSDGILAGMGQFGLDAGFVAALVVVPIVVFLAGVVMEHFLAKPFYDRPLLDQLLVTFGILLVFQEVVGEIFGKSSLLYPRPDWLLGAFELPGIGVPPGFESVSTVRVIAVLLTLVLIGVIVAFYRYTNYGLAVRAGTEDTEMTRLLGIRVDRPFLLIFAIGAAYAGIGGLLGGFQFGFSYQSGVEIIIPALVIVIMGGVGSLRGTILASLLAGLSVAVVGVFVPSMSTASIYVLAIIVLAFRPNGLFESEAIAQ, encoded by the coding sequence ATGGTCGTCGCCGAGGTGATCCAGTTCAGCTTCAATGTGCTGTTCCGGGCCTCGATCTACGTCCTGGTGGCGATCGGCCTCTCGATCATCTTCGGGTCCCTCCAGTATGTGAACATGGCGCACGGCGCGCTGTACCTCTTCGGAGCGTATCTCGGGTACGTGATCGCCGGGACGAATCAGTACAGCGACGGGATCCTCGCGGGGATGGGCCAGTTCGGCCTGGACGCCGGCTTCGTCGCGGCACTCGTCGTGGTGCCGATCGTCGTGTTCCTCGCCGGCGTGGTGATGGAGCACTTCCTCGCGAAGCCGTTCTACGATCGGCCCTTGCTGGATCAGTTGCTGGTGACCTTCGGGATCCTGCTCGTATTCCAGGAGGTGGTCGGGGAGATCTTCGGCAAGTCGTCGCTCCTGTACCCGCGACCGGACTGGCTCCTGGGCGCCTTCGAGCTGCCGGGCATCGGCGTCCCGCCGGGGTTCGAGTCGGTGTCGACCGTGCGGGTCATCGCCGTCCTCCTCACGCTCGTACTGATCGGCGTGATCGTCGCGTTCTACCGGTACACGAACTACGGGCTCGCCGTGCGTGCGGGCACCGAGGACACCGAGATGACCCGACTCCTCGGGATCCGCGTGGACCGGCCGTTCCTCCTGATCTTCGCGATCGGCGCGGCCTACGCCGGGATCGGCGGCCTGCTCGGCGGCTTCCAGTTCGGGTTCAGCTACCAGTCCGGCGTCGAGATCATCATCCCGGCGCTCGTCATCGTGATTATGGGCGGCGTCGGGAGCCTCCGGGGGACGATCCTCGCGTCGCTGTTGGCGGGACTGAGCGTTGCAGTCGTCGGCGTGTTCGTTCCGAGTATGTCCACTGCAAGCATCTACGTGCTCGCGATCATCGTGCTCGCGTTCCGACCGAACGGGCTCTTCGAAAGTGAGGCGATCGCCCAATGA
- a CDS encoding ABC transporter substrate-binding protein, whose amino-acid sequence MTDQRSSSDQSRRRYLKSITAGGLAVGLAGCQGNGGGGGNGTTAGSGGGTSTGGGDELVGEEDPIGNWPPEGDSVTISFNGPESGGLGPDGQDQREGFDLIIDHLNNGGGLVDNTDLLSGNGVLGYEVESTAYDTATNAQTARENAQQIINQDNAQFWTGGMSSTVTIAMEEIAAANNVPFMAGNSTSSSISGENCSRYYFHPTFHAEIIGMMMGEAAPAELGEDRSLFHIYMDYSYGQSNSAAATKYLVDNGPWELAGEAPIAEDENDHSSQISALQESGADVLYFSSFGGFAASGLQQMVDAGLTEEIDVIIPHVSAFTLNPMGSAAEGVYGGEPWNPGAGNEASEIFVQAFEDEYDATPNQSHLHTYESVLVYAMAVEQAGTFHPPTVIRELENFEWSQAWGDSQFRECDHQVERPYYFVRGVGDDRAEELGIRTEVVRTTEPLVYGCNEAPATNCELGPYGDE is encoded by the coding sequence ATGACAGACCAGCGTTCCTCATCAGACCAGTCGCGACGACGGTATTTGAAGAGCATCACCGCCGGCGGCCTCGCCGTCGGCTTGGCGGGCTGCCAGGGCAACGGTGGCGGCGGTGGCAACGGGACCACCGCGGGCAGCGGCGGCGGGACCAGTACCGGAGGCGGCGACGAACTGGTCGGCGAGGAGGACCCGATCGGCAACTGGCCGCCCGAGGGCGATTCGGTCACGATCAGTTTCAACGGACCCGAGTCCGGCGGTCTCGGCCCCGACGGCCAGGACCAGCGCGAGGGCTTCGACCTCATCATCGACCACCTGAACAACGGCGGCGGCCTGGTCGACAACACCGATCTCCTGAGCGGCAACGGCGTCCTCGGCTACGAGGTCGAGTCGACCGCGTACGACACCGCGACGAACGCACAGACCGCCCGCGAGAACGCCCAGCAGATCATCAATCAGGATAACGCCCAGTTCTGGACGGGCGGGATGTCCAGTACGGTCACCATCGCGATGGAGGAGATTGCGGCGGCGAACAACGTGCCGTTCATGGCCGGCAACTCCACGTCGTCCAGCATCAGCGGCGAGAACTGCTCGCGGTACTACTTCCATCCGACCTTCCACGCCGAGATCATCGGGATGATGATGGGCGAGGCCGCGCCGGCGGAGCTCGGCGAGGACCGCTCGCTGTTCCACATCTACATGGACTACTCCTACGGGCAGTCCAACAGCGCCGCGGCCACGAAGTACCTCGTGGACAACGGCCCGTGGGAGCTCGCCGGCGAGGCGCCGATCGCCGAGGACGAGAACGACCACTCCTCGCAGATCTCCGCGCTCCAGGAGTCCGGGGCGGACGTCCTGTACTTCTCGAGCTTCGGCGGATTCGCGGCGAGCGGGCTCCAGCAGATGGTCGACGCCGGTCTCACAGAGGAGATCGACGTGATCATCCCCCACGTCAGCGCGTTCACGCTCAATCCGATGGGGTCGGCCGCCGAGGGCGTCTACGGGGGCGAGCCGTGGAACCCCGGCGCCGGCAACGAGGCGTCGGAGATCTTCGTCCAGGCGTTCGAGGACGAGTACGACGCCACGCCGAATCAGAGCCACCTGCACACCTACGAGAGCGTGCTGGTGTACGCGATGGCGGTCGAACAGGCCGGGACCTTCCACCCGCCGACGGTCATCCGCGAACTGGAGAACTTCGAGTGGAGCCAGGCCTGGGGCGACTCCCAGTTCCGCGAGTGCGACCACCAGGTCGAACGGCCCTACTACTTCGTCCGCGGCGTCGGCGACGACCGCGCCGAGGAACTCGGCATCCGGACGGAAGTGGTCAGGACGACCGAACCGCTGGTCTACGGCTGTAACGAGGCGCCGGCGACGAACTGCGAACTCGGCCCCTACGGGGACGAGTAA
- a CDS encoding Tm-1-like ATP-binding domain-containing protein produces MSVVIVGTLDTKGEEIGFARDVIEAQGLDVHLVDTGVVGDPEIEPDTPASAVAEAGGRDLEALREAGDRGEAVEVMGDGAAEIATRLHDEGTLDAVLGLGGSGNTSIATAAMRALPVGVPKFMVSTVASGDTEPYVRSSDIAMLYSVADIEGLNQLSRTVISNAALAVVGMVANEPSVEVADKPTVGITMFGVTTPCVQTAREWLEERGYEVIVFHATGTGGRAMENLIEEGVIDGVLDVTTTEWADELVGGVLSAGPDRLDAAGERGIPQVVSTGALDMVNFGPEESVPTEFEGRKFHVHNPQVTLMRTTPAENAELGRIIAEKLNAATGPTALALPLGGVSMLDAEGEDFHDPEADAALFEALRENLDDDVELIEVDANVNDEPFARAMAERLHKYMQAAD; encoded by the coding sequence ATGAGCGTCGTCATCGTGGGAACGCTCGATACGAAAGGCGAAGAGATCGGATTCGCCCGCGACGTCATCGAGGCCCAGGGCCTCGACGTCCACCTCGTCGATACCGGCGTGGTGGGCGACCCCGAGATCGAGCCCGACACCCCCGCGTCGGCGGTCGCCGAGGCGGGCGGACGGGATCTCGAAGCGCTCCGGGAGGCCGGAGACCGCGGCGAGGCCGTCGAAGTGATGGGCGACGGCGCCGCCGAAATCGCGACGCGCCTCCACGACGAGGGGACGCTGGACGCGGTTCTCGGCCTCGGCGGGTCGGGGAACACCTCCATCGCGACGGCGGCGATGCGGGCGCTCCCCGTGGGCGTCCCGAAGTTTATGGTGTCGACGGTCGCCTCCGGCGACACCGAGCCCTACGTCCGGTCCAGCGACATCGCGATGCTGTACTCCGTGGCCGACATTGAGGGGCTCAATCAGCTCTCGCGGACGGTCATCTCGAACGCCGCCCTGGCGGTGGTCGGGATGGTCGCCAACGAGCCCAGCGTCGAGGTGGCGGACAAGCCCACCGTCGGCATCACGATGTTCGGCGTCACGACGCCCTGCGTCCAGACCGCGCGCGAGTGGCTCGAAGAGCGCGGCTACGAGGTCATCGTCTTCCACGCGACCGGTACCGGCGGGCGAGCGATGGAGAACCTCATCGAGGAGGGCGTCATCGACGGCGTCCTCGACGTGACGACGACAGAGTGGGCCGACGAGCTCGTCGGCGGCGTCCTCTCCGCGGGGCCGGACCGGCTCGACGCCGCCGGCGAGCGGGGCATTCCGCAGGTCGTCTCGACCGGCGCGCTGGATATGGTCAACTTCGGGCCGGAGGAGTCGGTCCCCACCGAGTTCGAGGGCCGGAAGTTCCACGTCCACAACCCCCAGGTGACGCTGATGCGGACCACGCCGGCAGAGAACGCCGAACTCGGCCGGATCATCGCCGAGAAACTGAACGCCGCGACGGGGCCGACCGCGCTCGCGCTCCCGCTCGGCGGCGTCTCGATGCTCGACGCGGAGGGCGAGGATTTCCACGACCCGGAGGCCGACGCCGCCCTGTTCGAGGCGCTTCGCGAGAATCTCGACGACGACGTCGAACTGATCGAGGTGGACGCCAACGTCAACGACGAGCCGTTCGCCCGAGCGATGGCCGAACGGCTCCATAAGTATATGCAGGCCGCGGACTGA
- a CDS encoding phosphoenolpyruvate hydrolase family protein: MRFTRSDSLERLRSTVEDGEPIIGAGAGTGISAKFAERGGVDLLIIYNSGRYRMNGRGSLAGILPYGDANEIVVEMGSEVLPVVEDTPVLAGVNGTDPFRDMDVFIEDLRRRGFSGVQNFPTVGLIDEDSTFRQNIEETGMGYDKEVEMIREASDQGMLTCPYVFNEDQARAMTEAGADVVVSHMGLTTSGDIGAETALDLETAAERVQAHHDAAKAVNDDVMVICHGGPIAWPDDAEYVLEHTEGVVGFFGASSIERLPTEEAIENQAREFKEIDV, translated from the coding sequence ATGAGATTCACACGCAGTGATTCGCTCGAGCGGCTACGGTCGACTGTGGAAGACGGAGAGCCGATCATCGGCGCCGGCGCCGGAACTGGCATCTCGGCGAAGTTCGCCGAGCGGGGCGGCGTCGACCTCCTGATCATCTACAACTCCGGGCGCTACCGGATGAACGGGCGCGGCTCGCTGGCGGGGATCCTCCCCTACGGCGACGCGAACGAGATCGTCGTCGAGATGGGCAGCGAGGTGCTCCCGGTCGTCGAGGACACCCCTGTACTCGCCGGCGTCAACGGCACCGACCCCTTCCGCGATATGGACGTGTTCATCGAGGACCTCCGCCGCCGCGGCTTCTCCGGCGTCCAGAACTTCCCCACGGTCGGCCTGATCGACGAGGACAGCACCTTCCGGCAGAACATCGAGGAGACGGGGATGGGCTACGACAAGGAGGTCGAGATGATCCGCGAGGCCAGCGACCAGGGGATGTTGACGTGTCCGTACGTGTTCAACGAGGACCAAGCGCGTGCGATGACAGAGGCGGGAGCGGATGTCGTCGTCTCGCACATGGGGCTGACGACCTCCGGCGACATCGGCGCCGAGACGGCGCTCGATCTGGAGACGGCCGCCGAGCGGGTGCAAGCCCACCACGACGCCGCGAAGGCGGTCAACGACGACGTGATGGTCATCTGCCACGGCGGGCCGATCGCCTGGCCGGACGACGCCGAGTACGTGCTCGAACACACCGAGGGCGTCGTCGGGTTCTTCGGCGCTTCCAGCATCGAGCGCCTCCCGACCGAGGAGGCGATCGAGAACCAGGCCCGCGAGTTCAAGGAGATCGACGTATGA
- a CDS encoding cupin domain-containing protein, with protein sequence MTRDQRFIDPDEIELLDLDWGSIKWLSTPETTGAEHFSAGIVVLEPGKGHERHTHPDSEEILFFLNGEGVQTIADEERTVSPGEMVYIPAGVEHSTINDSWEPMRFLAMYGPPGPEAEIREAPECTVVPPEESSDAAE encoded by the coding sequence ATGACGCGAGATCAGCGCTTTATCGACCCCGACGAGATCGAGCTGCTCGATCTCGACTGGGGATCGATCAAGTGGTTGAGCACGCCCGAGACGACGGGGGCGGAGCACTTCAGCGCCGGGATCGTCGTGCTCGAACCCGGAAAGGGTCACGAGCGGCACACCCATCCCGACAGCGAGGAGATCCTCTTCTTCCTCAACGGCGAGGGCGTCCAGACCATCGCCGACGAGGAGCGGACCGTCTCGCCGGGCGAGATGGTCTACATCCCCGCGGGCGTCGAACACAGCACGATCAACGACTCTTGGGAGCCGATGCGGTTCCTGGCGATGTACGGCCCCCCGGGTCCCGAGGCCGAGATCCGCGAGGCGCCCGAGTGTACGGTGGTCCCTCCGGAGGAGTCGAGCGACGCGGCCGAGTGA